From one Gallionella capsiferriformans ES-2 genomic stretch:
- a CDS encoding sugar phosphate isomerase/epimerase family protein, translating to MELKLFKTLWGRTGSIISAADQAVGAGFAGLEGGADGTQAYRDELLHALQSRQLEYIQEIVTAGGYVPRREATVEEHVADVARQLQLGQMLEPRSVTIIGGYDAWSQEQSVRFFAEAQEIAARMNIPCSFETHRSRSLFNPWITQAILQRLPELRLTCDFSHWVVVMERQLDQDWEVVLDVARHAHHIHARVGYDQGPQVPHPAAPEYATALASHQRCWEAIWTVQQESGYSVTTMTPEFGPDGYLHTLPFTQQAVADLWEINSWMGQTETTHFQDWRLSLNK from the coding sequence ATGGAACTCAAACTCTTCAAAACGTTGTGGGGACGGACGGGTTCTATCATATCGGCAGCAGATCAAGCTGTCGGTGCGGGCTTTGCCGGACTGGAAGGCGGCGCGGATGGAACACAGGCGTATCGCGATGAATTGTTGCATGCCTTGCAAAGCCGGCAGCTGGAATACATACAGGAAATTGTCACAGCGGGCGGTTATGTGCCGCGTCGTGAGGCCACTGTAGAGGAGCATGTCGCCGATGTCGCACGCCAGTTGCAGTTGGGACAAATGCTCGAACCCCGTTCAGTCACCATTATCGGCGGATATGACGCCTGGTCGCAGGAACAAAGCGTACGTTTCTTTGCTGAAGCGCAGGAAATCGCGGCGCGCATGAACATTCCCTGCAGCTTCGAGACGCACCGCAGTCGTTCGCTGTTCAATCCGTGGATCACGCAGGCAATCTTGCAGCGGTTGCCTGAGCTGCGCCTCACCTGCGATTTCAGTCACTGGGTGGTGGTGATGGAGCGGCAACTGGATCAGGACTGGGAGGTCGTGCTCGACGTGGCCCGGCATGCGCATCACATTCACGCGCGTGTCGGTTACGACCAGGGGCCGCAAGTGCCGCATCCGGCCGCCCCCGAATATGCAACCGCACTGGCATCCCACCAGCGCTGCTGGGAAGCGATCTGGACGGTACAGCAGGAATCGGGATATTCAGTCACCACGATGACGCCCGAGTTCGGACCCGATGGTTACCTGCATACCCTGCCGTTCACGCAGCAAGCGGTCGCCGATTTATGGGAGATTAATTCATGGATGGGCCAGACCGAAACAACTCACTTTCAGGATTGGAGGCTGAGCTTGAATAAATGA
- a CDS encoding ABC transporter substrate-binding protein has product MQIKKFIVSAALLSASVSAFAVTPVKLGLTTWIGYAPFYVAEGRDLYKKYDLKVTLQTFADPAMLPSAMASKAVDGALMTYDQVIGAVAQGQDFKVVMPIDYSNGGDAVLAGKGISKISDLKGKKVAYAPLSPSDFLISYALKSNGMTDKDISPVNMTPEAIPSAMASGAVQVGVTYEPNVSQILAMEGGKKFHVIYSSKEAPGLIADVLVFDGAHIQKNGREITSLMRAYLDGLAYMQAKPAESAAIIGKAIGVSGKEVLEQLKGVYNIPFSEMQKPFAQGRDTKSYFVSGDVINTLLLKSGQIKKTVAIPATLDDRFVKALAK; this is encoded by the coding sequence ATGCAAATCAAAAAATTTATCGTATCAGCCGCGTTACTGTCGGCTTCGGTTTCAGCCTTCGCCGTCACACCGGTTAAGCTGGGTCTGACGACCTGGATCGGATACGCCCCGTTCTACGTGGCCGAGGGCCGCGACCTGTATAAAAAGTACGACCTGAAAGTGACGCTGCAAACCTTTGCTGATCCTGCCATGTTGCCTTCGGCAATGGCCAGCAAAGCCGTTGATGGCGCCTTGATGACCTATGATCAGGTGATCGGCGCGGTCGCTCAAGGGCAGGATTTCAAGGTCGTGATGCCGATTGACTATTCCAATGGCGGAGACGCGGTGCTGGCGGGCAAAGGCATTAGCAAAATCAGCGATTTAAAAGGAAAAAAAGTTGCTTATGCACCGCTGTCGCCTTCAGATTTTCTGATCTCGTACGCCCTTAAGAGTAACGGTATGACCGACAAGGACATCAGTCCTGTCAACATGACGCCTGAGGCGATTCCTTCTGCGATGGCCTCCGGTGCGGTTCAGGTGGGGGTGACTTATGAGCCTAATGTGTCGCAAATACTGGCGATGGAGGGCGGCAAAAAATTCCATGTGATCTATTCGTCCAAAGAAGCACCCGGTCTGATCGCTGACGTGCTGGTGTTCGATGGGGCGCATATCCAGAAGAATGGCCGTGAAATTACTAGCTTGATGAGGGCTTATCTGGATGGTCTGGCCTACATGCAGGCCAAGCCTGCAGAGTCGGCAGCCATTATCGGCAAGGCCATCGGGGTGTCAGGCAAGGAAGTGCTAGAGCAACTCAAAGGGGTTTACAACATTCCGTTCAGTGAAATGCAAAAACCGTTCGCGCAGGGCCGTGACACCAAGTCATATTTTGTCAGCGGAGATGTCATCAATACCCTCCTGCTGAAGAGCGGTCAGATCAAGAAAACCGTGGCTATCCCCGCCACCCTTGATGATCGTTTTGTCAAAGCCTTGGCGAAATAA
- a CDS encoding DMT family transporter → MAIRTIFLRPEKGRAIPVLLAGSVIWGLFWWPLKAFDAAGIHSGFVQVFAYSLSALVLLPFVWRRLSVWRTQSGLLLLIALLGGWANASFATSLAEGSVVRVMLLFYLAPVWTIIAARIFLGEAFTRLRLFALMLALAGLFATLGGPAVFAAPLSAIDLLALSSGLAFALNNVAIRAGHGLPELIRALAVFAGCAVISLGFMLCNPQPFPALTALHVWGLVAIGLLWILPGTLATFYGVARLDAGRAAILLLTELVVGVFSAMLIGAEQLSLQEAIGGGLILSAAVLEARSESPVKEHAV, encoded by the coding sequence ATGGCAATTCGCACAATTTTCCTCCGGCCTGAAAAGGGTAGGGCTATCCCGGTATTGCTCGCAGGTTCGGTGATCTGGGGGCTGTTCTGGTGGCCGCTCAAAGCATTCGATGCGGCGGGTATTCATAGCGGATTTGTGCAGGTCTTCGCGTACAGCCTGTCGGCACTGGTGCTGTTGCCATTCGTCTGGCGTCGTCTGTCGGTCTGGCGCACTCAGTCCGGTTTGCTGCTGCTCATCGCCCTGTTGGGGGGCTGGGCCAATGCCTCTTTTGCCACCTCGCTGGCAGAAGGCAGTGTGGTTCGGGTGATGTTGCTATTCTATCTGGCACCGGTCTGGACCATCATCGCCGCGCGAATTTTTTTAGGCGAAGCCTTTACCCGGTTGCGCCTGTTCGCATTAATGCTGGCACTCGCAGGATTATTTGCGACACTGGGCGGCCCGGCGGTATTCGCGGCCCCGCTATCTGCCATTGACCTGCTGGCACTTTCGTCAGGCCTTGCCTTCGCGCTCAATAACGTCGCCATTCGCGCAGGACACGGTTTGCCCGAATTGATCAGAGCCTTAGCCGTATTTGCCGGGTGTGCAGTGATTTCGTTAGGTTTTATGCTCTGTAACCCGCAACCGTTTCCCGCACTCACCGCCCTGCACGTCTGGGGCTTGGTCGCTATTGGGCTGCTTTGGATACTCCCCGGCACGCTCGCCACGTTTTACGGCGTCGCTCGTCTGGATGCAGGCCGTGCCGCCATTCTGCTGCTGACGGAACTGGTTGTCGGCGTGTTCTCTGCCATGCTGATCGGCGCTGAACAGCTGTCTTTACAGGAAGCTATCGGGGGGGGGCTTATCTTGTCGGCTGCCGTACTCGAAGCGCGCAGCGAATCCCCTGTTAAAGAACACGCCGTATGA
- a CDS encoding PilZ domain-containing protein, with the protein MDVEPSELPAAEVKKLRLTHRYHLMGNDCLIESTGIKPFIAKILDVSHAGALVYSKKSFGAVGDVIEVYCRMNINEENSVFNLKSIIKSVRVDDTPDSVMCGIEFLDISRELELLLKNYIYKALTE; encoded by the coding sequence ATGGATGTTGAACCTAGCGAACTTCCTGCTGCGGAGGTTAAAAAATTGCGACTCACGCACCGTTATCATTTGATGGGTAACGATTGCCTCATCGAATCGACGGGAATAAAACCGTTCATTGCAAAAATTTTGGACGTGAGCCATGCCGGTGCGCTTGTCTATTCTAAAAAATCTTTTGGTGCGGTAGGGGATGTGATTGAGGTTTATTGCCGGATGAACATCAATGAGGAAAATAGCGTTTTCAATTTAAAGTCGATCATTAAAAGTGTCAGGGTGGATGACACTCCGGATTCGGTGATGTGTGGAATCGAATTTTTAGACATTAGTCGCGAGCTTGAGTTGTTACTGAAGAACTATATTTATAAAGCCTTGACTGAGTAA
- a CDS encoding (2Fe-2S)-binding protein has protein sequence MNRQSAEVAGSVMCHCSGTRRGHIQSLFEQGMDMHAISRWTGALSGCGGCEWDIADFLKELAGQQHG, from the coding sequence ATGAATAGGCAGAGTGCAGAGGTGGCGGGTAGTGTCATGTGTCATTGCAGTGGCACGCGCCGGGGGCATATTCAAAGTCTGTTCGAGCAAGGCATGGATATGCATGCTATTTCCAGATGGACTGGCGCACTTTCCGGTTGTGGAGGTTGCGAATGGGATATTGCCGATTTTTTGAAGGAACTTGCCGGGCAACAGCACGGATAG
- a CDS encoding DUF1653 domain-containing protein — MKYQHYKGGIYEIVCEARLEANPDVLLVIYRSVADGAVWARPKTVFFELVEHQGRDVARFSPVD; from the coding sequence ATGAAATATCAACACTACAAGGGCGGTATCTACGAAATAGTCTGCGAGGCGCGGCTTGAGGCGAATCCGGATGTGCTTCTGGTGATCTATCGGTCCGTGGCGGATGGCGCTGTCTGGGCTCGCCCGAAGACGGTGTTTTTTGAGCTTGTAGAACATCAGGGGCGCGATGTGGCAAGATTTTCGCCTGTTGACTAA
- the cysM gene encoding cysteine synthase CysM: MYPSIENFVGNTPLVRLKRIPGNSGNVLLAKLEGNNPAGSVKDRPALSMILHAERRGEIKPGDTLIEATSGNTGIALAMAAAMRGYKMILVMPENQSVERRQSMRAYGAELILTDKAGSMELARDTAEAMRRAGRGIILDQFANPDNPLAHYEGTAPEIWRDTGGALTHFVSSMGTTGTIMGCARFFKEQNSAIQIVGVQPEEGAQIPGIRKWPQAYLPQIYDGKNIDRIELVSQAAAENMTRRLAAEEGIFCGISSGGALSVALRISAQVENAVIAFIVCDRGDRYLSTGVFPA, encoded by the coding sequence ATGTACCCCTCTATAGAAAACTTTGTCGGTAACACGCCGCTTGTGCGACTCAAACGTATCCCGGGTAATTCTGGCAATGTACTGCTGGCCAAACTCGAAGGCAATAATCCTGCGGGATCGGTGAAAGACCGTCCTGCCCTGTCGATGATCTTGCACGCCGAGCGGCGCGGTGAAATCAAGCCCGGCGATACGCTGATCGAGGCGACCAGCGGCAATACGGGGATTGCACTGGCGATGGCGGCGGCCATGCGCGGCTACAAGATGATCCTTGTGATGCCCGAGAATCAGAGCGTCGAGCGTCGCCAGAGCATGCGCGCTTACGGCGCAGAACTGATTTTGACTGACAAGGCCGGCAGTATGGAGCTCGCGCGCGATACCGCTGAAGCGATGAGGCGCGCAGGGCGGGGCATTATTCTCGATCAGTTCGCCAATCCGGATAATCCACTCGCGCATTACGAGGGAACGGCGCCCGAGATCTGGCGCGACACGGGGGGGGCGCTGACTCATTTTGTCAGCAGCATGGGGACGACCGGCACCATCATGGGCTGTGCGCGATTTTTCAAGGAGCAGAACTCTGCTATTCAGATTGTCGGCGTACAGCCGGAAGAGGGCGCGCAGATTCCCGGTATCCGTAAGTGGCCGCAAGCTTATTTGCCGCAAATATACGATGGAAAAAATATCGATCGTATTGAGCTTGTGAGTCAGGCGGCTGCGGAAAATATGACACGACGTCTGGCGGCAGAAGAGGGGATATTCTGCGGCATTTCATCCGGCGGGGCCTTGTCGGTTGCCTTGCGTATTTCGGCGCAGGTTGAAAATGCGGTTATTGCCTTTATTGTCTGTGACCGGGGCGACAGATACCTCTCAACGGGCGTGTTTCCGGCCTGA